In Flavobacteriales bacterium, one genomic interval encodes:
- the maf gene encoding septum formation protein Maf — protein MNLRLILASASPRRRQLLQGLDLPVEITSVDVDETPPEGLPNDHVAEYLARKKANAWKGQLAPDQVLVTADTTVVIGDVLLNKPEDAADARRMLAMLSGRTHRVITGVCLRTAEKTVSFSDIAHVTFGQLTPEEIAYYVERYSPLDKAGAYGVQDWIGYVAVERIDGSFYTVMGLPLHLIYAELTKIMR, from the coding sequence ATGAACCTACGCCTTATCCTCGCTTCCGCTTCACCCCGGCGCAGACAATTGCTTCAAGGATTGGATCTACCTGTGGAAATAACAAGTGTGGATGTGGATGAAACTCCGCCTGAAGGTTTACCGAATGATCATGTCGCCGAGTATCTAGCACGAAAAAAAGCTAATGCTTGGAAAGGGCAATTGGCCCCCGATCAGGTTCTGGTAACCGCCGATACCACGGTTGTGATAGGTGATGTATTACTCAATAAACCGGAAGATGCTGCTGATGCGCGGCGCATGTTGGCCATGCTCAGCGGTAGAACGCACCGTGTGATCACTGGCGTGTGCTTGCGAACAGCGGAAAAGACGGTATCGTTCTCGGACATTGCTCATGTCACGTTCGGACAGTTGACACCAGAAGAGATCGCTTACTACGTGGAGCGCTACTCACCGTTGGACAAGGCCGGCGCATACGGCGTGCAGGATTGGATCGGATATGTGGCCGTAGAGCGCATAGACGGTAGTTTCTACACGGTAATGGGCTTGCCGCTGCATCTGATCTACGCAGAGTTGACCAAAATCATGCGGTAA
- a CDS encoding geranylgeranylglycerol-phosphate geranylgeranyltransferase, producing the protein MFDLLRLTRPVNLVIIALTMVAIRYGVVAGNLERGLSHLMTEIGGDIQRADLLVPAGYGPQLQPIHFWLLVFSTVLIAAAGNIINDYFDTRIDRINKPDEVIVGRTVKRRVAMTAHMLLSGMGLVIGAFVAWRSGLLKLTWIPLFSIAALWLYSTNLKRSLVIGNVLVATLTALVPLSVGLYEIPLLAKLFADPVVIAAGGEAYQMEAGFIIELWWWVLGFAGFAFLSSLVRELQKDMADVKGDAAVGCRTVPIVWGMRRAKALALFDMGMIIAGLMTIRFLFLHDQLSYWYIGVGITAPLLLSAGSTYNAVSRIEHKRAGNLMKLAMVLAVGFAFLIRYLP; encoded by the coding sequence ATGTTCGACCTTCTACGACTTACCCGTCCCGTCAATTTGGTGATCATCGCGCTTACGATGGTCGCGATCCGATACGGCGTAGTGGCAGGTAATCTGGAGCGTGGGTTGAGCCATTTAATGACGGAGATCGGTGGCGACATCCAGCGAGCGGACCTCTTGGTCCCTGCAGGATATGGTCCACAACTACAGCCGATCCACTTCTGGCTACTGGTTTTCAGCACGGTATTGATCGCTGCGGCCGGCAATATCATCAACGACTATTTCGATACACGGATCGATCGCATCAACAAACCGGATGAAGTGATCGTTGGGCGCACTGTAAAACGACGCGTGGCGATGACGGCCCATATGCTATTGAGCGGTATGGGACTAGTGATCGGTGCGTTCGTAGCGTGGCGCAGTGGTCTCCTCAAACTGACCTGGATCCCGTTGTTCAGCATTGCTGCGTTATGGTTGTACAGCACCAATTTGAAGCGGTCACTGGTCATTGGAAACGTGCTGGTAGCAACGCTTACCGCATTGGTCCCGTTGAGCGTTGGCCTGTATGAGATCCCGTTATTGGCGAAGCTGTTTGCGGATCCAGTAGTGATCGCTGCTGGAGGAGAGGCTTATCAAATGGAAGCCGGATTCATCATTGAGCTCTGGTGGTGGGTATTGGGTTTCGCGGGGTTTGCGTTCTTAAGTTCGTTGGTGCGTGAGCTCCAGAAGGACATGGCAGATGTAAAAGGTGATGCAGCTGTCGGTTGCAGGACCGTGCCGATCGTCTGGGGCATGCGCAGGGCTAAAGCATTGGCACTATTTGATATGGGCATGATCATCGCTGGATTGATGACCATTCGGTTCTTATTCCTGCATGACCAATTGAGTTATTGGTACATCGGGGTTGGCATCACAGCGCCTTTGTTGTTATCCGCTGGATCCACCTACAACGCAGTATCCCGTATTGAGCACAAACGGGCTGGGAACCTGATGAAATTGGCCATGGTACTGGCCGTCGGGTTCGCATTCTTGATCCGTTACTTACCGTAA
- a CDS encoding HAD hydrolase family protein: MPNTTYKEKFANLNAFLFDVDGVFSTGQVILLSDADPVRTFHSRDTYALQHALKEGMRIIIITGGHSEGVTAYFKRFGVTEFHDRVANKLNKLEDLIATTGLDPTRCAYMGDDIPDLRVMQRVAFPCCPNDAAEEVKTISAYISKNKGGHGCVRDVLEQAMKIQGKWMTEAAHTW; the protein is encoded by the coding sequence ATGCCCAACACCACCTACAAAGAAAAATTCGCCAACCTCAATGCCTTCTTATTTGATGTGGACGGCGTTTTCAGTACCGGACAGGTAATCCTCTTATCGGATGCTGATCCCGTACGCACCTTTCATAGCCGCGACACGTATGCATTGCAGCATGCGCTAAAGGAGGGTATGCGCATCATCATCATTACTGGTGGGCATAGCGAAGGAGTTACCGCGTATTTCAAACGGTTCGGAGTAACGGAATTCCATGATCGCGTGGCGAACAAGCTGAATAAATTGGAAGATCTGATCGCCACCACTGGCTTGGATCCTACGCGATGCGCCTACATGGGTGATGACATTCCCGACTTGCGTGTGATGCAGCGTGTTGCCTTTCCCTGTTGCCCGAATGATGCAGCAGAAGAAGTTAAAACGATCAGTGCCTATATCAGCAAGAACAAAGGTGGACATGGTTGCGTGCGTGATGTTCTGGAACAAGCGATGAAGATCCAAGGCAAATGGATGACGGAAGCTGCGCATACCTGGTAG
- a CDS encoding ribose-5-phosphate isomerase — MPYRVYVIELNKKVFSENRKFREANPQFNGVLQCLYVGMTSKTPKERFEQHKGIVLSKKGHDISAAIVKKYGMYLRGSLFEHIDPMSKTEALKAEKALTLELRRSGYAVWSN; from the coding sequence ATGCCCTACCGTGTCTACGTCATTGAATTGAATAAAAAAGTATTCTCTGAGAACCGCAAATTCCGTGAGGCCAATCCGCAGTTCAATGGTGTACTGCAATGCTTGTATGTGGGCATGACGAGTAAAACGCCGAAAGAGCGCTTTGAGCAGCACAAGGGAATTGTGCTTAGCAAAAAAGGGCACGACATTTCCGCAGCTATTGTCAAGAAATACGGGATGTATCTGCGCGGCAGCCTTTTCGAACATATCGACCCGATGTCCAAAACCGAAGCGCTGAAAGCAGAGAAGGCACTCACACTGGAATTGCGGCGCAGTGGTTATGCTGTTTGGTCCAATTGA
- a CDS encoding DUF2520 domain-containing protein produces MILLYGTGRAATHLGHAFVKAGVQVVGVVGRNEEARNALAKVLGTKAYSKRDELPKADVILLAIADDAIEKVALKFPQSEAVIVHCSGARSLDALEPHADRGVLWPIQTLGTGEPIDLSTAPLVIDSNTDHARTVLSELAKKVSSNVVELAHDKRQRVHLAAVLTSNLPVFLVREGQRLLRAADLPTTLLEPLWRETAKRITELGPEAALTGPARRGDIRTIKQHLDQLADDPDLRDAYALLSKLIMRAHGF; encoded by the coding sequence ATGATCCTTCTCTACGGCACCGGACGCGCAGCAACCCACTTGGGACATGCCTTTGTGAAGGCTGGAGTGCAGGTCGTGGGTGTTGTAGGCCGCAATGAGGAAGCGCGGAACGCATTGGCCAAAGTCCTGGGGACGAAAGCCTATAGCAAGCGCGATGAATTACCCAAGGCGGATGTGATCTTGTTGGCGATCGCAGATGACGCCATTGAAAAAGTTGCGCTAAAGTTCCCGCAAAGCGAAGCAGTGATCGTGCATTGTTCCGGTGCGCGCTCGTTGGATGCGTTGGAACCACACGCAGACCGTGGCGTGCTGTGGCCCATACAAACGTTGGGAACAGGTGAACCGATCGACCTAAGCACCGCACCACTGGTGATCGATAGCAACACGGATCATGCGCGTACAGTGCTCAGCGAGCTTGCTAAAAAAGTGAGTTCGAACGTAGTCGAATTGGCGCACGACAAGCGCCAACGCGTGCACTTGGCAGCCGTACTCACCAGCAATCTCCCGGTTTTTCTTGTGCGCGAAGGGCAGCGCTTGTTGCGAGCTGCGGATCTCCCCACTACCCTCTTGGAACCACTCTGGCGGGAAACTGCGAAACGCATCACGGAACTAGGTCCCGAAGCAGCCCTCACCGGCCCGGCCCGCCGGGGTGATATACGCACTATAAAGCAGCACCTGGACCAATTGGCGGACGATCCGGATCTTCGGGATGCATACGCCTTATTGAGCAAGTTGATCATGCGGGCGCATGGGTTCTAA
- the ccsA gene encoding cytochrome c biogenesis protein CcsA, whose protein sequence is MIDYVGEHALAGQLGHFFAILSVVGAMLATVGYFFGANKLDKSWESLGRLGFRMHSVAVLAIVVTLFTMLFKHWFEYDYVWKHSNLQMPMRYIASCFWEGQEGSFLLWTFWHMVLGNILIYGWKRNSTWEAPVMTVIALVQVFLAFMLLGIYFGDLRLGSSPFLLIRELPENLGLPWTGMAGYLAAIPQFQDGRGLNPLLQNYWMVIHPPTLFLGFSATVIPFAYAIAGLWRGDRKGWITPALPWAYFGVMILGIGILMGGAWAYEALSFGGFWAWDPVENASLVPWLTLVGAAHLMLVNKKKETSLFATLFLTLLTFILILYSTFLTRSGVLGDTSVHSFTGDGMLPALVRFLLIFIGISVAMLIPSKSQRWFYVGISSSLMVLGIGLEIDVPAIILFGAISIGMLVSAFRTGYRDHSAEESLKSREFWIFIASIVLLLSAIQITFSTSVPVFNILLEPFDKVFSWLGNATGSEFLNTLATKKLAPPTPAIAHYNKWQVPFAFIVSILVAFTQYLRWKDSDMKRFWKTISISVIIAATATGWGIYFFEFTLAELPLIALFFGSTFAAVANATYIGKVLKGNFNHAGASIAHVGFALVLLGALISTGRQNEVSRNSQGMDLRFLSENFSNSTDILLYKGDTVRMADHYVHYRKKHVDGVNVVFETDYFAVVPTTYHTNDTVRVGDMLFSAKNDHTATAVFLADQPDHWLALEQYPRRLMWNAREWSATHPGKQVFELAPFIQINPKFGNVAEPSTKHWLHRDLYTHVRYADQEVPGGDTLDDAWMPDRLYEKSVGDSIVTPTALAIIDSVYVVRDSSTKQMLGDRFTVHAIKLRVRDLYRPDRWFEARPLVVYSDGEPVAGKSAEIAALRIRYDLATVNGEALGINVAESEFLVMQAIVFPGINILWIGCILLFLGTLLAVVKRVRGKRSDK, encoded by the coding sequence ATGATCGACTACGTAGGTGAACACGCCTTGGCAGGGCAACTGGGACATTTCTTTGCCATCCTTTCCGTGGTGGGCGCTATGCTGGCAACGGTCGGCTATTTTTTTGGTGCGAATAAACTCGATAAAAGCTGGGAATCTTTGGGACGATTGGGTTTCCGGATGCATTCGGTAGCGGTGTTGGCCATTGTGGTAACGCTTTTTACCATGCTGTTCAAGCATTGGTTCGAGTATGATTACGTTTGGAAACACAGCAACTTGCAGATGCCCATGCGGTACATCGCGAGCTGTTTCTGGGAGGGTCAGGAAGGCTCGTTCCTCCTGTGGACCTTCTGGCACATGGTCCTTGGGAATATCCTGATCTACGGCTGGAAGCGCAATTCCACATGGGAAGCACCCGTTATGACCGTGATCGCGCTGGTACAAGTGTTCTTAGCGTTCATGCTCTTGGGCATCTATTTCGGTGATCTGCGCTTGGGCAGCAGTCCCTTCCTGCTCATTCGTGAATTGCCCGAAAATCTAGGACTTCCTTGGACCGGCATGGCGGGTTACCTCGCAGCTATCCCGCAGTTCCAAGATGGTCGCGGTCTGAATCCCTTGTTACAGAATTATTGGATGGTGATCCACCCGCCGACCTTGTTCCTAGGATTTTCCGCTACTGTCATCCCGTTCGCTTACGCCATTGCTGGACTCTGGCGCGGAGATCGCAAAGGATGGATCACACCCGCATTGCCGTGGGCCTATTTCGGAGTGATGATCCTGGGCATCGGCATTTTAATGGGTGGCGCTTGGGCGTACGAAGCTTTGAGCTTTGGCGGATTCTGGGCATGGGATCCAGTAGAGAACGCCTCACTCGTTCCATGGCTGACCTTGGTCGGCGCAGCGCATCTGATGCTGGTCAACAAAAAGAAGGAAACATCGCTCTTTGCCACGCTATTCCTTACGTTGCTCACGTTCATCCTTATTCTGTATTCAACCTTCCTGACCCGCAGCGGAGTATTGGGCGATACCAGTGTACACAGCTTCACGGGCGACGGCATGTTACCCGCGTTGGTGCGCTTCCTGTTGATCTTCATCGGGATCAGCGTGGCAATGTTGATCCCTAGCAAAAGTCAGCGTTGGTTTTATGTCGGGATCAGTTCCAGCCTAATGGTTCTCGGCATCGGATTAGAGATAGATGTACCGGCGATCATCCTATTCGGTGCCATCAGCATTGGGATGTTGGTCAGTGCCTTTCGCACCGGTTATAGGGATCATAGTGCTGAAGAGTCGTTGAAGTCGCGTGAATTCTGGATCTTCATCGCCTCCATCGTCCTGTTGCTCAGCGCGATACAGATCACCTTCAGTACCAGTGTACCGGTCTTCAATATCCTGTTGGAGCCATTCGACAAGGTCTTCAGCTGGCTCGGCAATGCAACGGGCAGTGAGTTCTTGAACACGTTGGCTACGAAAAAGCTTGCACCACCTACGCCGGCCATTGCGCACTATAACAAATGGCAAGTACCCTTCGCCTTTATTGTGAGCATTCTCGTTGCTTTCACCCAATACTTGCGGTGGAAGGACAGCGACATGAAGCGCTTTTGGAAGACCATCTCCATATCAGTGATCATTGCAGCAACAGCCACCGGATGGGGCATCTATTTCTTCGAGTTCACCTTGGCTGAACTACCGTTGATCGCGCTGTTCTTTGGTTCCACCTTCGCTGCTGTTGCCAATGCGACTTACATCGGCAAAGTGCTCAAGGGCAACTTCAATCATGCTGGTGCATCCATAGCACACGTTGGGTTTGCTTTGGTGTTGCTGGGCGCGCTGATCAGCACTGGCCGGCAGAATGAGGTCAGTCGGAACAGCCAAGGAATGGACCTGCGTTTCTTGAGCGAGAACTTCAGTAATAGCACGGATATTCTGCTCTACAAAGGGGACACCGTGCGTATGGCCGATCACTATGTCCATTACCGCAAGAAGCATGTGGATGGTGTGAATGTGGTCTTCGAGACGGATTACTTCGCAGTAGTGCCCACCACATACCATACCAACGACACCGTGCGTGTGGGCGACATGCTTTTCAGCGCAAAGAACGATCATACCGCCACGGCTGTATTCTTGGCCGATCAACCCGATCACTGGTTAGCCTTGGAACAATACCCGCGCCGCTTGATGTGGAATGCCCGCGAATGGAGTGCAACGCATCCCGGCAAGCAAGTATTTGAATTGGCACCCTTCATTCAGATCAACCCGAAATTCGGGAACGTAGCAGAGCCGAGCACCAAACATTGGTTGCACCGTGACCTCTACACACACGTGCGGTATGCGGATCAGGAAGTACCCGGTGGTGATACATTGGATGATGCTTGGATGCCGGATCGGCTCTATGAAAAATCCGTTGGCGATAGCATCGTGACCCCAACTGCTTTGGCGATCATTGATAGCGTGTACGTGGTGCGCGATAGCAGCACCAAGCAAATGCTGGGAGACCGCTTCACCGTTCATGCCATCAAACTGCGTGTGCGCGATCTCTACCGCCCGGATCGATGGTTCGAGGCTCGTCCGTTGGTAGTCTATTCTGACGGTGAACCGGTAGCTGGCAAAAGCGCCGAGATCGCAGCCCTGCGTATCCGATACGATCTGGCTACGGTAAACGGTGAAGCACTGGGCATCAATGTCGCTGAGAGCGAATTCCTGGTGATGCAAGCGATCGTCTTCCCGGGTATCAACATCTTGTGGATCGGATGTATCTTGCTGTTCCTCGGAACGTTGTTGGCCGTGGTGAAACGGGTGAGAGGAAAGCGATCAGACAAATAG
- a CDS encoding cytochrome c maturation protein CcmE: MKRSHIISIVIIAVAIGALIGSLSDSSTYADLSQALANPGKEYHVVGVLDRSQDIVYEPSLNASLTTFTMTDLEGKSCTVHLNKAKPQDLERSERLVLIGNANANGEFEAHDMLMKCPSKYNEEHKIEG, translated from the coding sequence ATGAAACGTAGCCACATCATCTCCATCGTGATCATCGCCGTAGCGATCGGCGCGTTGATCGGTTCATTGAGCGATAGCAGCACCTATGCCGATCTGTCCCAGGCCTTAGCGAATCCGGGAAAGGAATACCACGTGGTGGGCGTATTGGACCGTTCACAGGATATCGTTTACGAGCCATCGTTGAACGCTAGCCTCACTACGTTCACCATGACCGACCTCGAGGGCAAGAGCTGCACCGTGCATTTGAACAAAGCAAAACCGCAGGATCTGGAACGCAGCGAACGGCTGGTATTGATCGGAAATGCCAACGCCAATGGCGAATTCGAAGCGCATGACATGCTGATGAAATGCCCATCGAAATACAACGAAGAACATAAAATTGAAGGGTAA
- a CDS encoding CcmD family protein: MKPTALILLLFTPLIAAAQAPSWLESSLYSGGKINTVIAVVAVIIIGLSLWMFMMDRRLKKMEERIDSGSSPE, encoded by the coding sequence ATGAAACCGACCGCACTCATTCTACTGCTCTTTACCCCACTGATCGCTGCCGCTCAAGCCCCGAGCTGGCTGGAAAGCTCGTTGTATAGCGGAGGAAAGATCAATACGGTCATTGCCGTTGTGGCTGTGATCATCATCGGCCTTAGCCTGTGGATGTTCATGATGGACCGGCGGTTGAAGAAGATGGAGGAAAGGATAGACTCCGGGTCAAGCCCGGAGTGA
- the ccsA gene encoding cytochrome c biogenesis protein CcsA: MLHWWWKIVGVVLLLGASVAALWVPLSPALVHVEPGRISPGPQEITVTGYNTQFAAEPVQVYLENGTDRICADQVEVVSPTLLKATFSIPEGLKENLTTISVWNAQSGKIVMPGALFTNGTGAGVGTTDCPEPDAAFGAKAFTFPNRSILYESIRNLCFHVPMWFTMIVIMGISVWQSIRALGSNTLVHDRAAVQAVHVGLVFCFLGLITGSIWARGTWGAFWTNDVKLNGAAVTALIYLAYLVLRGSVQDAHKRARLAGIYNIFAFVLLVMFLFVVPRLNAIDSLHPGNGGNSGFNDLDLDQRLRTVFYPACMGWIIMGVWMYDLRLRAATFREHLDQ, from the coding sequence ATGTTACACTGGTGGTGGAAAATAGTAGGTGTAGTGCTGCTTTTGGGGGCATCGGTTGCTGCTTTATGGGTACCGCTTTCACCTGCGTTGGTGCATGTGGAACCGGGACGGATCTCTCCTGGGCCACAAGAGATCACGGTAACGGGCTACAACACGCAGTTCGCGGCTGAGCCTGTTCAGGTATACTTGGAAAATGGAACAGATCGGATCTGCGCCGATCAGGTTGAGGTGGTTTCCCCTACTCTGTTGAAGGCGACCTTTTCGATTCCCGAAGGGTTGAAAGAGAACTTGACGACCATATCCGTTTGGAATGCACAAAGCGGCAAGATCGTTATGCCGGGAGCCTTATTCACGAATGGGACCGGAGCTGGTGTAGGCACCACGGATTGCCCCGAGCCCGATGCAGCGTTTGGTGCGAAGGCGTTCACCTTTCCGAACCGGAGCATTCTGTACGAGAGCATTCGCAATCTCTGTTTCCACGTACCGATGTGGTTCACAATGATCGTGATCATGGGAATTTCCGTTTGGCAGAGCATCCGTGCATTGGGCAGCAATACATTGGTCCATGATCGCGCGGCTGTGCAAGCTGTTCACGTGGGACTCGTATTTTGTTTCTTGGGACTCATAACCGGTTCCATTTGGGCGCGCGGAACGTGGGGAGCCTTCTGGACCAACGATGTAAAACTCAATGGAGCAGCAGTAACAGCGCTTATCTACCTCGCCTATCTCGTTCTCCGCGGATCCGTCCAGGATGCACACAAACGGGCACGCCTAGCTGGCATTTACAACATCTTCGCCTTCGTGTTGTTGGTCATGTTCCTCTTCGTGGTACCGCGCCTCAATGCTATTGATAGCCTTCACCCCGGTAATGGTGGCAACAGTGGCTTCAACGACCTTGATCTCGACCAACGCTTACGCACCGTATTCTACCCTGCCTGTATGGGCTGGATCATCATGGGCGTTTGGATGTACGACCTTCGTTTACGCGCCGCCACCTTTCGCGAACACCTTGACCAATGA
- a CDS encoding heme exporter protein CcmB — protein MKPTEIAHLLRLELALDMRQRAAWGGMLLYVVSAVYVCFLAVKNGLGTATWNALFWVILLFAAFNALARSFQREDNSRQLYLYTLVDPRSVVMARTLYNAATMMILSLLSLVFFVLFLGDGALDNADLGLFILAVVLGGIGFAAVLTLVSAIAARAGNGLGLMAILGFPIVLPMLLAVMRASKLSLDGVAWSVSSTYFGGIVLLVVITVTLAWVLFPYLWRD, from the coding sequence TTGAAACCCACGGAAATAGCCCATCTCCTGCGTCTGGAATTGGCGCTGGATATGCGTCAGCGGGCTGCTTGGGGTGGTATGTTGCTCTATGTGGTCAGTGCTGTTTACGTCTGTTTCCTAGCTGTAAAGAATGGGCTGGGTACAGCCACTTGGAACGCTTTGTTCTGGGTCATTCTATTATTCGCAGCATTCAATGCCTTGGCGCGATCGTTCCAGCGGGAAGACAATAGCCGGCAACTCTACCTGTACACCTTAGTAGATCCACGCAGCGTGGTCATGGCCCGGACGTTGTACAATGCGGCTACCATGATGATCCTAAGCCTATTAAGCCTTGTATTCTTCGTCCTGTTCTTGGGCGATGGTGCTTTGGACAATGCTGATCTTGGCCTGTTCATTTTAGCAGTTGTGCTAGGCGGGATCGGATTTGCCGCAGTGCTTACGTTGGTCTCGGCTATTGCAGCGCGTGCTGGTAATGGCCTTGGTTTGATGGCGATCCTAGGCTTCCCGATCGTGCTGCCCATGTTGCTAGCGGTCATGCGGGCCAGTAAGCTTTCCTTGGATGGCGTGGCATGGAGCGTGAGCAGCACTTACTTCGGTGGGATCGTGCTGTTGGTGGTGATCACGGTCACGTTGGCGTGGGTATTGTTCCCGTACCTTTGGCGGGACTAG
- a CDS encoding glutathione peroxidase, protein MAFHDLTATDINGQLYKFDQLRGHKVIVVNTASECGYTPQYAQLQELYEVYKDKGLIIIGFPSNDFGKQEPGSEAEIATFCQKNYGVTFPMMGKVQTKGEGQHAVYNWLTHKELNGVLESSVKWNFHKYLIDADGHLVMSFGSAVSPLDKEIVEWLGK, encoded by the coding sequence ATGGCATTTCATGATCTTACAGCTACCGATATCAATGGCCAACTTTACAAATTCGATCAGCTTCGTGGACATAAGGTGATCGTAGTGAATACGGCGAGTGAATGTGGTTATACTCCCCAGTACGCTCAGCTTCAAGAATTATATGAGGTATACAAGGATAAAGGATTGATCATCATAGGATTTCCAAGTAACGATTTTGGAAAACAGGAGCCGGGTTCAGAAGCTGAGATCGCGACATTCTGTCAGAAGAATTACGGGGTTACCTTCCCAATGATGGGTAAAGTGCAGACCAAAGGTGAAGGTCAGCATGCGGTATATAACTGGCTCACTCACAAAGAATTGAACGGAGTGCTGGAATCCAGCGTAAAGTGGAATTTCCATAAGTATCTTATTGATGCCGATGGACACCTTGTAATGTCGTTCGGTTCTGCTGTTTCTCCGCTTGACAAAGAGATTGTAGAATGGCTGGGCAAGTAA
- the bshB1 gene encoding bacillithiol biosynthesis deacetylase BshB1, with product MAGQVTADHVDMLCVTAHPDDVEISMAGTILHHRSLGHSVGLVELTAGELGTRGTPEIRKQEAEAAAKFLGVSFRYQIGLPDGFFRPDELSLHKVIASIRRHRPKVLLTNAVRDRHPDHGRGAELVNEAAFLSGLRRIITTHNGLDQVPWRPSQVFHAIQDHYIQPDLVVDITPYWSNKLAALKCFASQFHDPNSTEPTSPIATPDFLPFLEGRAREMGRLIGTTYGEGYTSQKPLKINDLLSFDQS from the coding sequence ATGGCTGGGCAAGTAACTGCTGATCATGTTGATATGTTGTGCGTTACCGCACACCCGGATGATGTTGAAATATCCATGGCTGGGACGATCCTGCACCATCGATCCTTGGGCCATTCTGTTGGCTTGGTGGAATTAACGGCTGGCGAACTAGGTACGCGCGGAACCCCGGAGATCCGTAAACAAGAAGCTGAGGCAGCAGCGAAGTTCCTGGGTGTCTCTTTCCGTTATCAGATAGGGCTTCCAGATGGGTTCTTTAGGCCCGATGAGCTAAGTTTGCACAAAGTGATCGCTTCCATACGTCGTCACCGACCTAAGGTGCTGTTGACCAATGCCGTACGGGACCGTCACCCCGATCATGGACGCGGTGCGGAACTGGTCAACGAGGCCGCTTTCCTGAGTGGATTAAGGCGAATTATTACTACACATAACGGATTGGATCAAGTTCCATGGAGACCTTCTCAGGTTTTTCATGCGATCCAAGATCACTACATCCAGCCGGACCTTGTAGTTGACATAACCCCTTATTGGTCAAATAAGTTAGCCGCGCTTAAGTGCTTTGCTTCTCAGTTCCACGACCCGAACAGCACCGAACCAACTAGCCCCATCGCAACTCCTGATTTCCTACCCTTTCTAGAAGGCAGAGCACGCGAAATGGGCCGGTTGATCGGAACGACCTATGGCGAAGGATATACGTCTCAAAAACCACTGAAGATCAATGATCTGTTGTCCTTTGATCAAAGTTGA